Proteins from a genomic interval of Novipirellula aureliae:
- a CDS encoding serine/threonine-protein kinase, translating to MGLENLSANELREIDTICLRFETSLREGKSVSVEKAISDYQGEHVSLLEEELQAIQEEIRHSDLDDDLLSIEDRLPRPGTMIGPYSIDHLIERGGMGVVYSAFDRRLHRQVAIKMMAIQGERHHRLRERFEREARAVASISHPNVVELFDVGVEKGLPYAVMEFLEGQTLDQFLLEKKLSVCDIRSIGIQIADALEVAHQNGVVHRDLKPNNVMVSGHGSGSKRLNEDCSEEGMVGPRVKIFDFGLSRSEANMFVGSQPGSNQDETEDERTREGIVMGTPGYMSPEQARGEQAGPSSDLFALGCLLYEAFYHKRAFDGATKAARFASTLEHSPLGDPVLRGRDPELAKLIDDCLQKDPRLRPSSAASISERLHETPGREVLSSSAFGRRRLFELLVGGTLGGFAAVALRNSALGDASKESIANIDSIAVLSFVDLGRQTDDLASGSVGRPVGGREIFRGDQLAALLVNELSRMNDVKVTPFRPLVANTRKEYLQIGDDLNVDALLTGTFQSTRRGTKAIDEIDIQLVSSKSGNQLWGRRFLSETGESLLEQSRFASEIASAIGRSLTSTAEERKPPNVSAFSCLVDGSARSDPDSPEGLRKSLDCFWSAHSKDELFAAPLAGLGLTSITLAAQCGVDESIELIQQARETTVDALALDPASVDARLAQAMIQWQTLYEYDKAKQILLSLMDETPNHWRVRHQLGMLELVLGDVDEGLKRLREATQLNPTSLIAKLGLARAYWFTGNLKRASTDAKRIRDQHTESAYARGVLIDFYEQQGDWQLAAAEHVDIDFGDVKVGGKLDEDSYFEQRSKLDIDKYPYGPFGTLLNVAILRARRGSLIDDAKLGELADPTPPMLPFLLATHPMFQNARRLERAQEILPRPTR from the coding sequence ATGGGACTTGAAAATCTGTCAGCCAATGAGCTACGTGAAATCGATACGATATGTTTGAGGTTCGAAACGTCGCTTCGCGAGGGAAAATCGGTATCGGTCGAAAAAGCGATTTCTGATTACCAAGGTGAACATGTATCGCTGCTCGAAGAAGAATTGCAAGCGATTCAAGAGGAAATTCGGCATAGCGACTTGGACGATGACTTGCTTTCGATCGAAGATCGTCTGCCGCGTCCAGGCACAATGATCGGACCCTATTCGATCGACCATCTGATTGAGCGAGGTGGCATGGGAGTCGTCTACTCGGCTTTCGATCGTCGGTTGCACCGACAAGTCGCGATCAAGATGATGGCGATTCAAGGCGAACGCCATCATCGACTGCGTGAACGGTTTGAACGAGAAGCTCGTGCGGTCGCCTCGATCAGCCATCCCAATGTTGTCGAATTGTTTGACGTTGGTGTCGAAAAGGGGTTGCCTTATGCCGTGATGGAGTTCTTAGAAGGTCAAACGCTTGATCAATTTTTGCTAGAGAAGAAACTCAGTGTTTGTGATATTCGAAGCATTGGGATTCAAATTGCTGATGCCTTGGAAGTGGCCCATCAAAACGGTGTCGTTCATCGCGATCTAAAGCCCAACAATGTGATGGTCAGCGGTCATGGTTCCGGCAGCAAACGATTGAATGAGGATTGTAGCGAAGAAGGGATGGTCGGCCCCCGGGTGAAGATATTCGATTTTGGTCTGTCGCGATCCGAAGCCAACATGTTTGTTGGTTCCCAACCGGGATCGAATCAAGACGAAACGGAAGACGAGCGGACTCGCGAGGGCATCGTGATGGGGACACCTGGCTACATGTCACCCGAGCAAGCGCGTGGCGAACAAGCGGGGCCGTCATCCGATCTGTTTGCCCTTGGCTGTCTTTTGTACGAAGCGTTTTACCATAAACGGGCGTTTGATGGAGCGACAAAAGCGGCACGATTTGCTTCCACGCTCGAGCATTCGCCCCTTGGCGATCCCGTGCTCCGAGGCCGCGATCCTGAGCTCGCGAAGTTGATCGACGATTGTTTGCAAAAAGATCCTCGGCTGCGACCATCGTCGGCGGCATCGATTAGCGAACGACTTCATGAAACGCCTGGGCGTGAAGTACTCTCATCATCCGCATTTGGGCGTCGCCGTTTGTTCGAACTTCTCGTGGGAGGAACGCTCGGCGGTTTTGCAGCCGTCGCCCTTCGAAACTCAGCGCTTGGTGATGCGTCGAAAGAATCGATCGCCAACATCGATTCGATCGCCGTTTTGTCGTTCGTCGACTTGGGTCGACAAACCGACGACCTTGCGAGCGGCTCCGTGGGACGCCCGGTTGGCGGCCGAGAGATCTTTCGAGGCGATCAGTTGGCGGCTTTGTTGGTCAATGAACTAAGCCGAATGAACGATGTCAAAGTCACCCCGTTTCGCCCGCTGGTTGCCAACACACGTAAAGAGTATCTGCAAATTGGCGACGATCTTAACGTCGATGCGTTGTTGACTGGCACGTTTCAATCGACCCGCCGAGGCACCAAAGCGATTGATGAAATCGATATCCAACTCGTCTCCTCAAAAAGCGGCAACCAATTATGGGGGCGTCGGTTCCTGTCAGAGACGGGCGAAAGTCTGCTCGAACAATCAAGGTTTGCTTCGGAAATTGCCTCCGCAATCGGTCGCTCATTGACATCCACTGCCGAGGAACGGAAACCACCCAACGTTAGCGCGTTTAGTTGCCTCGTCGACGGGTCCGCGAGGTCCGATCCCGATAGTCCCGAGGGGCTGCGGAAATCCCTTGATTGTTTTTGGTCCGCCCATTCCAAAGACGAACTGTTTGCTGCTCCATTGGCCGGACTGGGACTCACTTCCATTACATTGGCGGCACAATGCGGCGTGGACGAATCGATTGAACTCATTCAACAAGCACGCGAGACAACCGTCGACGCCTTGGCGCTCGATCCAGCATCCGTCGACGCCCGTTTGGCCCAAGCAATGATCCAATGGCAAACGTTGTACGAGTATGATAAAGCCAAGCAAATCTTGCTGTCGTTAATGGACGAAACACCGAATCATTGGCGTGTTCGCCATCAATTGGGGATGCTGGAATTGGTGCTAGGCGACGTTGACGAGGGGCTTAAACGATTGCGTGAAGCGACTCAGTTAAACCCTACCTCATTGATTGCAAAGCTCGGCCTTGCACGAGCATACTGGTTCACAGGTAACCTGAAACGAGCAAGCACCGATGCGAAACGGATTCGAGATCAGCATACGGAGAGTGCGTATGCACGAGGGGTGTTGATCGATTTCTACGAGCAGCAAGGCGATTGGCAATTGGCAGCCGCAGAGCATGTCGATATTGATTTTGGCGATGTCAAGGTCGGCGGAAAGCTTGATGAAGACAGTTATTTCGAACAGCGATCGAAGCTTGATATCGATAAGTATCCTTACGGGCCATTCGGAACGCTCCTGAATGTGGCGATTCTGCGGGCACGCCGCGGTTCGTTGATCGACGACGCCAAACTCGGTGAGTTAGCCGATCCGACGCCACCGATGCTACCATTCTTGTTGGCAACGCATCCCATGTTCCAGAATGCACGACGGTTAGAACGAGCGCAAGAGATATTGCCTAGACCAACCCGGTGA
- a CDS encoding DcaP family trimeric outer membrane transporter, producing the protein MPQPPRRAAQDHHCRIRSAAVIVAVALILLPRNQVVGQQIGELEESVQPKSSIEIPSNELIGPWAMDPIDVEGLSPMIEQVGYEREICPAFLEPPRSEGVQVGKFTIIPYGTIWADSVFATSRTVPGRFALWIASEEEQGEGAFELDARRSRVGIDIIGPTIGQYDSGGKVEVDFLGNFVTDNQPDVRLRHAYWEAKNEHARFLVGQTWDVVSPLLPNSVNFTASWAVGNIGFRRTQIRAERYIPLGAGMTWTLQGSLNQNVIQDLATGFSAAGVTRETGEWPMLEGRSAITFHNIQAGGKSMTLGTSGHIGETGFDFAQGHPANPALGPEDDVRLETWSYNFDAIIPLTEKFSLRGEFFQGRNLSNLLGGIGQGVCPCLRVPIDAIGGWAELRYEVNEKVATHIGYSIDDPDDNDSLIGRTKNQVLYTNLYYKISENLTTGFEVSTWRTDYHNRTSEPGFIPVAGATEPGKAVLFDATLRYAF; encoded by the coding sequence ATGCCGCAACCACCCCGCAGGGCCGCTCAAGACCACCATTGCCGAATACGGAGTGCCGCAGTCATCGTTGCAGTAGCGTTGATTCTGCTGCCACGGAATCAAGTTGTTGGGCAGCAAATTGGCGAGCTTGAAGAAAGTGTACAGCCGAAATCGTCGATCGAGATTCCTTCAAATGAATTGATCGGTCCGTGGGCCATGGATCCGATCGATGTGGAGGGTCTATCGCCGATGATCGAGCAGGTCGGTTACGAGAGGGAAATATGTCCGGCATTTCTTGAACCACCACGTTCCGAAGGCGTGCAAGTTGGTAAGTTCACGATCATTCCGTATGGAACGATATGGGCAGACAGTGTATTTGCGACTAGCCGCACCGTTCCAGGACGATTTGCATTGTGGATCGCATCGGAGGAAGAACAAGGCGAAGGGGCGTTTGAACTGGATGCTCGCCGCAGCCGTGTTGGGATCGATATCATCGGGCCGACAATTGGTCAGTACGACAGCGGTGGCAAGGTTGAAGTCGACTTCCTCGGAAACTTCGTAACGGACAATCAGCCCGACGTCCGGTTACGACATGCCTATTGGGAGGCAAAGAACGAGCACGCACGATTTCTGGTAGGCCAAACCTGGGATGTCGTGTCGCCACTGCTCCCCAATTCGGTGAACTTCACTGCCTCTTGGGCTGTTGGCAACATTGGCTTTCGGCGGACCCAAATTCGGGCGGAGCGATACATACCGCTCGGTGCGGGGATGACTTGGACGCTGCAAGGGTCGTTGAACCAGAACGTCATTCAAGATTTAGCGACCGGTTTTAGTGCTGCCGGGGTCACCCGCGAAACAGGCGAGTGGCCAATGTTGGAGGGCCGTTCCGCGATCACGTTCCACAACATCCAAGCGGGCGGCAAATCAATGACGCTGGGGACATCGGGGCACATCGGCGAAACCGGATTCGATTTTGCCCAAGGACATCCTGCTAATCCTGCTCTTGGGCCTGAAGACGACGTGCGGCTAGAAACATGGTCTTACAACTTTGATGCGATCATTCCATTGACGGAAAAGTTCAGCCTGCGAGGCGAGTTTTTTCAAGGCAGGAACCTTAGCAATCTGCTCGGTGGTATCGGGCAAGGAGTTTGCCCTTGTTTGCGGGTTCCCATCGATGCGATCGGAGGTTGGGCAGAACTGCGTTATGAGGTCAACGAAAAGGTCGCCACTCACATCGGCTATTCCATCGACGATCCAGACGACAACGACAGTCTGATTGGCAGGACCAAGAACCAGGTTTTGTATACCAACTTGTACTACAAGATCAGCGAGAATTTAACCACGGGATTCGAGGTCTCGACATGGCGAACCGATTATCACAATCGCACCAGCGAGCCGGGCTTCATTCCGGTCGCGGGAGCAACCGAGCCGGGCAAAGCGGTGCTGTTCGATGCGACACTCCGCTACGCCTTTTGA
- a CDS encoding DUF1588 domain-containing protein has translation MPFTTKIVVAIFFAFPTVAPLSTVAMAEDMPHTLAEHDNGGGENTGAAIYSSQCASCHGPNGQGTADNYPSPLVGDSSIGELSEIIAETMPEDDPDTCKDKDAEDVARYIHESFYSEAARQRQRTPTITLARLTGDQLRQSLADLYASQSGSAWLHQQHGVTGNYFDGPRWKKENLRIERVDPTIDFDFALGGPGEGIQPEEFYIQWIGTLKVDRSGEYEIVLRTTCSSMLTFGDRQRVLIDNHVQSEGRTEFKRRIRLDAGRGYPFELTLIQRKRKTGQTPASISLSWTPPGGAEEIIPTRNLLAARFPSAFSLQQNLPPDDHSYGYERGTQISRSWDDSVTQAAIEFSHYAEAELWPRYQQKHKKDSNQDRETLMGFLSDLVKTAFRGSLDDATRKQYIDKQVAATKDDAEAIRRVCLLALKSPRFLYPLLDTSESVSQRVANRLALVLHDSLPVDDWLCKQVERDQLVSEKQISNAAWQMVNDYRTRGKTRAFLAHWFHVDNEDELVKDGELYPGFDRELVGDLRASFDAFVEDVVWSDASDFRQFFQSDYGYTTDRIFEFYGEIWKPADPRSSLTRSVSDPSLRHGLLNHPLLMSQLSYFKTTSPIHRGVFLNRYLLGRTLRPPNQAFTPLNPDLHPGLTTRERVTLQTNDVNCQVCHQRINGLGFALENYDAVGRLREMENGHAIDASGFYVTSGEETVEFIGASELADFLVRSDDCHRAFVEAAFEHFVKQPIAAYGPDTLDRLTKQFQKTQFSVRDLIVSIAIVASQPKDGEV, from the coding sequence ATGCCGTTCACCACAAAAATCGTCGTAGCTATCTTTTTCGCGTTTCCAACGGTTGCTCCTCTTTCGACCGTTGCCATGGCTGAAGATATGCCCCACACGTTGGCGGAGCATGATAATGGTGGGGGTGAAAACACCGGAGCAGCAATCTATTCGAGCCAATGTGCGTCCTGCCACGGTCCGAACGGCCAAGGAACAGCGGACAACTACCCATCTCCGCTCGTCGGCGATTCTTCGATTGGTGAGCTGAGCGAGATCATTGCGGAAACGATGCCCGAGGATGATCCCGATACATGTAAAGACAAAGATGCTGAAGACGTTGCCCGCTATATCCACGAATCGTTCTATAGCGAAGCGGCACGACAAAGGCAGCGCACGCCAACCATTACTCTAGCCCGCTTGACCGGTGATCAGTTGCGACAAAGCTTGGCGGATCTGTACGCTTCCCAAAGCGGTTCTGCTTGGCTTCATCAGCAACACGGGGTAACGGGAAACTATTTTGACGGTCCCCGTTGGAAAAAGGAGAATTTGCGTATCGAGCGAGTCGATCCAACGATCGATTTTGATTTTGCACTTGGCGGTCCAGGTGAAGGAATCCAACCCGAGGAGTTTTATATCCAGTGGATCGGAACGCTCAAAGTGGATCGCAGTGGCGAATATGAAATCGTACTCCGCACGACTTGTTCGAGCATGTTAACTTTCGGGGATCGTCAACGAGTCTTGATCGATAACCACGTTCAATCCGAAGGGCGTACCGAATTCAAACGGCGAATTCGACTTGATGCTGGACGCGGTTATCCATTCGAATTGACCTTGATTCAGCGCAAGCGAAAAACGGGACAGACGCCGGCATCGATCTCTTTGTCCTGGACACCGCCTGGCGGAGCAGAAGAAATCATCCCAACACGAAACCTGTTGGCGGCGAGATTCCCGTCTGCGTTTTCGCTGCAACAAAACTTGCCACCGGACGATCACAGTTATGGGTACGAGCGCGGCACGCAAATCAGTCGATCGTGGGACGATTCGGTAACGCAAGCAGCGATCGAATTCTCTCACTATGCCGAGGCCGAACTGTGGCCACGCTATCAACAAAAGCACAAGAAAGACAGCAATCAAGATCGTGAAACGCTAATGGGTTTCTTAAGCGACTTGGTTAAAACCGCTTTTCGTGGTTCACTCGATGATGCGACGCGAAAGCAATACATCGACAAACAAGTCGCTGCGACCAAGGACGATGCGGAAGCGATTCGGCGAGTTTGCTTGCTTGCCCTCAAATCACCACGATTTCTCTATCCGCTACTCGACACCAGCGAATCGGTGTCACAACGTGTGGCCAATCGGTTGGCACTGGTATTGCACGACTCCCTTCCCGTCGACGACTGGCTCTGCAAGCAAGTCGAAAGGGACCAGCTCGTCAGTGAAAAACAAATTTCGAACGCTGCTTGGCAGATGGTCAACGACTACCGTACCCGAGGCAAAACGAGAGCATTCTTGGCCCATTGGTTTCATGTTGACAACGAAGATGAACTCGTAAAGGACGGCGAACTATATCCTGGTTTCGACCGTGAACTCGTTGGCGATCTACGCGCTTCGTTTGACGCCTTTGTCGAAGACGTTGTTTGGAGCGACGCGAGCGATTTTCGCCAATTTTTCCAGTCGGACTACGGTTATACTACCGACCGAATATTCGAGTTTTATGGGGAGATTTGGAAACCGGCAGACCCTCGTTCATCGCTCACCCGTAGTGTTTCCGATCCATCTCTGCGACACGGGCTTTTGAATCATCCGCTGCTGATGAGTCAGTTGTCCTATTTCAAAACCACTTCTCCAATCCATCGTGGTGTATTCTTGAATCGATATTTGCTTGGCCGGACGCTACGCCCTCCCAACCAAGCCTTCACCCCGTTGAATCCCGATTTGCATCCTGGCTTGACGACGCGTGAGCGAGTGACGCTTCAAACCAACGATGTCAATTGCCAAGTCTGCCACCAAAGGATCAACGGCTTAGGTTTTGCACTCGAGAACTACGATGCGGTTGGACGTTTGCGCGAGATGGAGAACGGACATGCGATCGATGCCAGCGGATTCTACGTGACGAGCGGAGAAGAGACCGTTGAATTCATAGGTGCTAGCGAATTGGCTGATTTTTTGGTCCGCAGCGATGATTGCCATCGAGCCTTTGTCGAAGCAGCCTTCGAGCATTTTGTCAAACAACCAATTGCTGCCTACGGACCGGATACTCTTGACCGTTTGACCAAACAATTTCAGAAGACTCAATTTAGTGTACGTGATTTGATTGTATCAATCGCGATTGTTGCATCCCAACCAAAAGACGGCGAAGTCTAA
- a CDS encoding ECF-type sigma factor has protein sequence MESTRQQFLHLIDQVRSGDDEAIRVLWQDYYQSLVQLASKRLPTNLRRMADEEDIASAALQSFISGVRRDQFPDLEAPENLWGLLITLTSRKVNAHLRHHTRQKRGGGNIRGESVFADVNEADRQFGLGSIEGNEAAPGLQAELEEACETLLDGLGDDQLKQIAIMRMDGFLVEEISEKLDISKRAVERRLQLIRRLWSEAKEGQSNGT, from the coding sequence ATGGAATCTACTCGGCAACAATTCCTCCATCTGATCGACCAGGTTCGCAGCGGCGACGACGAAGCGATCAGGGTGCTATGGCAAGATTACTACCAATCACTTGTGCAATTGGCTTCCAAACGCTTGCCGACGAATTTGCGTCGAATGGCTGACGAGGAGGACATTGCCAGTGCGGCGTTACAGAGTTTTATTTCGGGCGTCCGTCGTGACCAATTCCCCGATCTCGAAGCGCCCGAGAATTTGTGGGGTTTGTTAATAACCTTAACGAGTCGAAAAGTGAACGCACACCTGCGCCATCATACGCGGCAAAAGCGGGGCGGCGGCAACATTCGTGGCGAGTCGGTCTTCGCAGATGTGAATGAAGCGGATCGGCAATTTGGTCTTGGTAGCATTGAGGGCAACGAAGCCGCACCGGGGTTACAAGCCGAACTTGAAGAAGCTTGCGAGACACTACTCGACGGACTCGGTGATGATCAACTCAAGCAGATCGCGATCATGCGAATGGACGGCTTTTTGGTCGAAGAAATATCGGAAAAACTCGATATCAGCAAACGCGCAGTCGAGCGGCGTTTACAATTGATTCGCCGTTTATGGTCTGAAGCGAAAGAGGGGCAATCGAATGGGACTTGA
- a CDS encoding DUF1552 domain-containing protein, with amino-acid sequence MKRTTRRDFLTYFGVGSAAANFLFGLPSLGWAASQSRKKRVVFLFSPNGVIPKHFWPDAEGRDFELKRILEPLSPFKNQLLTLHGVCNKIQGDGDGHMRGIGCLLTGVELFPGDIQGGSDTPAGWSQGISIDQHIKNKLQADAATQTRFGSLEFGVMVPDRADTWTRMSYAGANQPLTPISDPYQMFDKLYGQAKNRELLASVLDDLKDDFKRVEKHLSHQDRQILQSHVEMVRTVEKELQAELARTEKLDSEEPKHLDHAIPELPANVQAENDNMPQIAKMQIELLVNSFAADFARVATYQISNSVGNPRMRWLGIDEGHHGLSHEPDSNETAYEKLIQINTWYAEQVAHLAKRLSEVPEPDGNGSLLDNTTIIWTNELGKGNTHTRNNIPFVFVGGGLGFDMGRAMKYNRVPHNRLLMSISEAMGFPTKEFGNPDYCGDGPLTGLV; translated from the coding sequence ATGAAGAGAACCACGCGACGTGATTTTTTGACCTACTTCGGTGTCGGTAGTGCAGCAGCCAACTTTTTGTTCGGGCTTCCGAGTCTGGGCTGGGCGGCTTCGCAATCCCGCAAAAAGCGGGTCGTCTTCCTGTTTAGCCCCAACGGTGTTATCCCCAAACATTTCTGGCCGGATGCCGAAGGACGCGACTTTGAACTCAAACGGATTTTGGAACCGCTTAGCCCATTCAAAAATCAATTGTTGACGCTGCATGGCGTTTGCAACAAAATCCAAGGGGATGGTGACGGGCACATGCGCGGAATCGGTTGCCTGTTGACTGGCGTTGAACTCTTTCCAGGCGATATTCAAGGCGGTTCGGATACGCCCGCCGGTTGGTCCCAAGGGATTTCGATCGATCAACATATCAAGAACAAGTTGCAGGCCGATGCGGCAACGCAAACTCGATTCGGCTCGTTGGAATTCGGCGTGATGGTTCCCGATCGAGCCGACACGTGGACACGAATGTCCTATGCAGGGGCCAATCAACCGCTGACTCCGATTAGCGATCCTTATCAAATGTTCGACAAGCTTTACGGCCAAGCCAAAAACCGCGAACTGCTAGCGAGTGTCCTCGACGACTTGAAAGATGATTTCAAACGGGTGGAAAAACATCTTAGCCATCAGGACCGACAGATCCTCCAATCGCATGTCGAGATGGTGCGGACGGTTGAGAAAGAATTGCAAGCCGAATTGGCACGTACAGAAAAACTTGATTCCGAAGAACCGAAGCATCTCGACCATGCGATCCCCGAATTGCCTGCCAACGTGCAAGCGGAGAACGACAACATGCCGCAAATTGCCAAGATGCAAATCGAATTACTCGTCAACAGTTTCGCTGCCGATTTCGCTCGCGTTGCTACCTATCAAATCTCAAACAGTGTCGGAAATCCTCGGATGCGATGGCTAGGAATCGACGAAGGACACCACGGCTTGTCACACGAACCGGACAGCAACGAGACGGCCTATGAAAAATTGATTCAAATCAATACTTGGTACGCGGAACAGGTTGCTCATTTAGCGAAACGGTTGTCGGAAGTGCCTGAACCGGACGGCAACGGATCGCTTCTGGATAACACAACGATCATTTGGACAAATGAACTCGGCAAAGGGAACACGCACACACGCAACAACATCCCCTTTGTGTTTGTCGGTGGTGGATTGGGATTCGATATGGGACGGGCAATGAAGTACAACCGCGTACCGCACAACCGTTTGCTGATGAGCATCAGCGAAGCCATGGGATTTCCCACAAAAGAATTTGGCAATCCTGATTATTGCGGCGACGGACCACTCACCGGGTTGGTCTAG
- the ygfZ gene encoding CAF17-like 4Fe-4S cluster assembly/insertion protein YgfZ encodes MTNQTALNQTALNQTAFVLENLSVIDLVGTDSSAVLNNLTTNAITKLAVGQGCETFVTDVRGKTVGHFLVFKTESGFRLIGAGGQSERFAAHVDRYTIREDVSTEIRDADLIGLLIPAATQGKIRSETSMDFECRTAVDGGTLQSKTITIDDTVLDGFVVPWIDGILWLVSIEHQANVLAWISERGIAVKDDVAFHEVRTLANYPWYGIEVTETNLPQEINREEQTISFVKGCYLGQETVARLDAMGQVQKKLVRWSISSSESLGDSLAELLTTLNAEGKTVGRLTSVAKNGDGEIIAIGFARRSHFDPGAVAAGTIGDSTFEATVIENE; translated from the coding sequence ATGACGAATCAAACTGCATTGAATCAAACTGCATTGAACCAAACTGCATTTGTGCTGGAGAATCTCTCGGTGATCGATTTGGTCGGTACCGATTCTTCCGCAGTCCTGAATAACCTGACAACCAACGCCATCACGAAGCTAGCGGTCGGCCAGGGCTGCGAAACGTTCGTTACGGACGTTCGAGGGAAAACGGTTGGACACTTCCTCGTTTTTAAAACCGAGAGTGGCTTTCGGCTGATCGGTGCGGGTGGACAATCAGAGCGTTTTGCAGCCCATGTCGACCGCTACACGATCCGCGAAGATGTATCCACCGAAATCCGCGATGCGGACTTGATTGGCTTGCTAATACCGGCCGCGACTCAAGGAAAAATCCGAAGCGAAACATCGATGGATTTTGAATGCAGGACAGCGGTTGATGGCGGGACCCTTCAATCGAAAACCATTACGATTGACGACACGGTTCTTGACGGTTTTGTCGTGCCCTGGATCGATGGTATATTATGGTTGGTTTCGATTGAGCATCAGGCAAACGTCTTGGCCTGGATTTCGGAACGGGGAATCGCGGTCAAAGACGACGTTGCTTTTCATGAAGTTCGGACGCTTGCCAACTACCCTTGGTACGGTATCGAAGTGACCGAAACGAATTTACCTCAAGAGATAAACCGCGAAGAGCAAACGATCTCATTCGTGAAAGGTTGCTACCTTGGTCAAGAAACGGTGGCTCGTCTTGACGCGATGGGACAGGTCCAAAAGAAACTGGTTCGCTGGTCAATTTCGTCATCAGAATCGCTTGGTGATTCACTGGCCGAGTTATTGACGACCCTCAATGCCGAAGGCAAAACGGTTGGACGACTGACCAGTGTGGCCAAGAACGGGGATGGCGAAATTATTGCGATCGGTTTCGCCAGGCGATCCCATTTTGATCCTGGTGCCGTTGCCGCCGGGACCATTGGCGATTCAACCTTCGAAGCAACCGTGATTGAAAACGAATGA